ATCTGTATTTATCCGCCAGCTTTTGGATTAGATATAGCTAAGCGAAATCGTCGCCAGACCATCCAGGTCAGTATCGTCGGTAATCTTCAGAATATCGGTACCCTGTACCGCAGCGGTCACTTTCAGCGGGAATACGCCCACTTTGAACGCTTTCGGCGCGACTTCGCCAGTCACTGCGGTGGTAAAAGTACGCGCACCCGGTTTCGTTACGCCCGTAGTGCTTTTCTTCCAGGCCGTCGCATTGCCGTTACCGACATTATCGGCTTCCAGCAGATCGCCCGCGGTGCCGTCATAAGTGACGCCCGTCGTTTTAGCGGCAATAGCATACGCGCCCATGTTGACGGTGCCCGCTTTACCCAGACCATACTCTGTAGTGGCATCCGCCACGCTGCTGTCGTCCGCGCCAGCGCTGGTGAGGCTCAGCGACTGCAGGGAATCGGTACGGCCATCGACGGTAGTCCAGCCCATCACCATAGCGCTATCGCAGGTGATAGTCAGCGTGACGTCTTTCGAGCCCAGCTGGTTTGCATTGGTCGCATCAAGACTGGCTACAGGAATATGACCGAAGTTCACTTCGCTTTTATCCAGGGTTGGTGTACATGCAGCATTAACCAGTACGCCTTTAACTGTTAAATCCGTTGAATCCGCCGCCATTGCATGACATGTGATACCAGCCAGCACGACCGCCAGAAGAGTCTTTTTCATTATTCCATCCATTATTTAGTTCCCGGTACAGAGACGTGCCGGACAAGAAAGCTACCAGGGTTAAATTATCGTAAACAGGTAGTTTACGATGTGCATCAAAAAAACAGATGAAAGTCTGTAAATTCATCGCTTTCAATTGATCACTTTAAACGATCAATGAATGATATTTTACCGACACACACCTATTGAAGTCATAAAAAAGTCTGTCTTATTTAAGACATCTCTTAATAAAAAGACTTTAAACCCCAAGATGGTCATAGTTTTCTAAAAAAAGATTTCTTTTTATGAATTCATAGAAATAATAATTGTCGACTTTATATTTATAAAGTAATTACATCTAAATTATTCCTTTAGAAATACTGAAGAAGTTATTTTAATTTATCGTTATTAATTTGTGGTTAATCTTGTTAAATAATAAAGCTATCCAAAACGTGATCGCCTCACACAGAAATCAAAATTTTTGAACAAATCTGCCAGTTTTCCTTGCTTACATTCCCACTACACCCACCCTATGATGCTTTCCATCAACGGCGGAACGCGGATAACCCCGCGGAATGCAACCTTTTAAAGACAATTACCCTTGCATGATGAAGCGGGATTTCTGGAGAGTAAAATGAAAAAATTCGAAGATGCTGGCGTACTGGTGGCACGTATTCTGATGCCGATTCTGTTTATCGTCTCCGGCTTTGGCAAAATTACCGGCTATGCGGGCACGCAGCAGTATATGGAAGCGATGGGCGTGCCGGGCTTTATTCTGCCGCTGGTTATCCTGCTTGAGTTCGGCGGCGGTCTGGCGATTCTCTTCGGTTTTCTGACCCGTACCACGGCGCTGATTACCGCTGTGTTTACGCTGCTCACCGCATTCCTGTTCCACAGTAACTTCGCGGAAGGCGTTAACTCGATTATGTTTATGAAGAACTTTTCTATCGCGGGTGGCTATCTGCTGCTGGCGCTGATGGGTCCTGGCGCGTACAGCCTGGATCGTCTGCTGAAGAAAAACTGGTAACTGATTTCACGGCAGGCGGCCCTCACCGCCTGCCTTTTTGCCATACTGAGGAAAGCATTCTGACAGGAGAGCACCATGGGACAACTGATCGACGGCGTCTGGCACGACACCTGGTATGACACCAAATCCACCGGCGGCCGCTTTAAGCGCTCCTCGGCGGCGTACCGCAACTGGGTCACTCCGGACGGCGAACCCGGCCCGACAGGCGAAGGCGGCTTTGCAGCGCAGAAAGATCGCTACCATCTTTATGTCTCACTCGCCTGCCCGTGGGCGCACCGCACGTTAATTCTGCGTGCGCTGAAAGGGCTGGAGTCGTTTATCTCCGTCTCGGTCGTGCACCCGCTGATGCTGGAAAACGGCTGGACCTTCGGCGACGATTTCCCGGCGGCGACCGGCGACACGCTGTATCAGCACGATTTTCTCTATCAGCTTTATCTTCAGGCCGATCCGCACTACTCCGGGCGCGTCACCGTGCCGGTACTGTGGGATAAAGAGCGCCAGACCATCGTCAGCAACGAATCCGCCGATATCATTCGTATGTTCAATAGCGCCTTTGACGCACTCGGCGCACGTGCGGGCGATTACTATCCGCAGGCGCTGCGCGCAGAAATCGACGAGCTGAACGGCTGGATTTACGACACAGTAAACAACGGCGTCTATAAAGCGGGCTTCGCCACCAGCCAGCAGGCGTATGACGAAGCGGTGGAACAGGTGTTCGCCTCGCTGTCCCGGCTTGAGCAGATCCTCGGTCAGCAGCGTTATCTCGCAGGCGACCAGCTCACCGAAGCCGATATTCGCCTGTGGACGACGCTCGTGCGCTTTGACCCGGTCTACGTGACGCATTTCAAATGCGACAAGCATCGCATCAGCGATTATCTGAACCTGCATGGCTTCCTGCGCGAGATTTACCAGATGCCGGGCATCGCGGAAACCGTGGATTTCGGGCATATCCGCCACCACTATTTTTGCAGCCACAAAACCATTAACCCGACCGGTATTATCTCCATCGGCCCCTGGCAGGATCTTAATGAGCCGCACGGGCGCGATGAGCGCTTCCGCTAATCCGCTTCGCCCTAAGCCTCTTCTGAAAAATGCGCCGTTCCGACGGCGCTCACATTTTGCATTTTCCCTCAGGCCGTTTCCCTTTCCGACAGCTAGCATTTAGTTAAGCGATCGCTTTAAAAACAAGTGATTGATGGCAAGGGAGGCGAGAACAGATGTACTGGTACATAAAAGCGTTTAGAAATTACTTCGGGTTTACCGGCCGGGCGCGTCGTAAAGAGTACTGGATGTTCACCCTGGTAAATCTCATTCTGGCGGGCGTCATGGTGGCGCTCGATACCATACTTGGGCTGCGCGTTATCGGCGAACAAGGGCTGCTCACGCTGATTTATGGGCTGGCCGTGTTACTGCCCGCGCTGGCGGTACAGTTCCGCCGCCTGCATGATACAGACCGCACCGCGCGGTGGCTGTTTGTCCTGTTGATCCCGGTTATCGGCTGGCTGATGATCATTGCCTTCAACACCCAGGAAGGCACCCACGGCGAAAACCGCTTCGGCCCTGACCCGAAACATCATCACTGATCCTCTGGCCGCGTTCCGGCGCGGCACGTTTCTGCTCTTCTTCCCCATCGCCGCACCCTAAGCGCATAAAGAGTGTTGATTAGCTAAACCGGTTTAACTATTGTTTAGCGCAGGATGAATCGAAGGAGATACGCATGTCAGCAAAAGTATGGGCGCTTGGAGATGCCGTGGTGGATCTGCTGCCCGACGGTCACGGCCGGTTACTGCAATGCCCTGGCGGTGCCCCTGCCAACGTCGCGGTCGGCGTGGCGCGGCTTGGCGGCGCGAGCGGGTTTATCGGCCGCGTCGGGCACGACCCGTTCGGGGCATTTATGACGCAGACGTTGAAAGAGGAACATGTCGATACCGGCGCCATGCATCAGGACCGAGCGCACCGCACCTCGACGGTAGTGGTGGCGCTGGATGACCGTGGCGAACGCTCGTTTACCTTTATGGTGCGCCCGTCCGCCGATCTGTTTCTTACCGCCGACGACTTACCACCGTTCGGCGCAGGCGAGTGGCTGCACGTCTGCTCGATTGCACTCTGCGCCCAGCCGTCGCGCGATACCGCCTTTGAGGCGATGGCGCGCATTAAGCGTGCGGGCGGGTTTGTCAGTTTCGACCCGAATATCCGTGAAGATCTGTGGCCGGATACCGCGCAGCTGCGTGAATGCATTGAGCGCGCGCTGGCACTGGCGGATGTGGTGAAACTCTCACTGGAAGAGCTGGCGTTTATTGCCGGAGCAGATGAC
This sequence is a window from Cronobacter sakazakii. Protein-coding genes within it:
- a CDS encoding DUF1120 domain-containing protein translates to MKKTLLAVVLAGITCHAMAADSTDLTVKGVLVNAACTPTLDKSEVNFGHIPVASLDATNANQLGSKDVTLTITCDSAMVMGWTTVDGRTDSLQSLSLTSAGADDSSVADATTEYGLGKAGTVNMGAYAIAAKTTGVTYDGTAGDLLEADNVGNGNATAWKKSTTGVTKPGARTFTTAVTGEVAPKAFKVGVFPLKVTAAVQGTDILKITDDTDLDGLATISLSYI
- a CDS encoding DoxX family protein; translated protein: MKKFEDAGVLVARILMPILFIVSGFGKITGYAGTQQYMEAMGVPGFILPLVILLEFGGGLAILFGFLTRTTALITAVFTLLTAFLFHSNFAEGVNSIMFMKNFSIAGGYLLLALMGPGAYSLDRLLKKNW
- a CDS encoding glutathione S-transferase family protein, which produces MGQLIDGVWHDTWYDTKSTGGRFKRSSAAYRNWVTPDGEPGPTGEGGFAAQKDRYHLYVSLACPWAHRTLILRALKGLESFISVSVVHPLMLENGWTFGDDFPAATGDTLYQHDFLYQLYLQADPHYSGRVTVPVLWDKERQTIVSNESADIIRMFNSAFDALGARAGDYYPQALRAEIDELNGWIYDTVNNGVYKAGFATSQQAYDEAVEQVFASLSRLEQILGQQRYLAGDQLTEADIRLWTTLVRFDPVYVTHFKCDKHRISDYLNLHGFLREIYQMPGIAETVDFGHIRHHYFCSHKTINPTGIISIGPWQDLNEPHGRDERFR
- a CDS encoding DUF805 domain-containing protein, translated to MYWYIKAFRNYFGFTGRARRKEYWMFTLVNLILAGVMVALDTILGLRVIGEQGLLTLIYGLAVLLPALAVQFRRLHDTDRTARWLFVLLIPVIGWLMIIAFNTQEGTHGENRFGPDPKHHH
- a CDS encoding aminoimidazole riboside kinase, whose amino-acid sequence is MSAKVWALGDAVVDLLPDGHGRLLQCPGGAPANVAVGVARLGGASGFIGRVGHDPFGAFMTQTLKEEHVDTGAMHQDRAHRTSTVVVALDDRGERSFTFMVRPSADLFLTADDLPPFGAGEWLHVCSIALCAQPSRDTAFEAMARIKRAGGFVSFDPNIREDLWPDTAQLRECIERALALADVVKLSLEELAFIAGADDEESALALARRHAIPLLLITRGAEGVDACFNGELHHYPAVPVECVDTTGAGDAFVAGMLWSLAAQGLPQTVAQLAPVIAAAQACGALATTAKGAMTALPRLNDLQPYLA